Part of the Salvelinus fontinalis isolate EN_2023a chromosome 1, ASM2944872v1, whole genome shotgun sequence genome is shown below.
CGAATTCTAACACTTCCGGGAATGTTTCAAATTACTTCGATTTTAGCTGAGAGTCAAAAGAAGCCCATGCAACTAGTGTAGGCTAGTAATTTAAATTGGGTGCGTTTTAGATTGTACTTAATATTAATTTGACAAAGGCTGTGTAGAGAAATACAGTATGCTACTGATTTGATCATTGTACAAGGACAAATGCGTGGCCTGTCTGACTGTGCACTGGACAGGAGCTGTCCACTTCGCTGTGGTGCTGAATATAAGAACGTTTGGGATGGCGCGAATCCGAGTGCCACAGCCACGAGCATCCCAGAGCAACGCGCAAGAGCAGCGACGTGATTAGGGATTTGTAAAAAACAGTGATAAATTAAAACTCCAATAATAGGCTAATAACTTGGGCCAATACATCCGGAATGTCAATCAGTGTACCTTGCTGGGAGGGTTTTCCCGCGATCGTGTAGGCTTAGAGACGTCATGATGATGCTCACTCTTATTGGTTAAGGGACTGCCATGTTCTGAATTAGCATAAAGGACGCAACTGGAAAATGATCCACTTGGGGGTAAGCTGGTGATGCGTCACAGCCGTTggtgaaagagagaaaaaaaataactCAAAATATCGACAAACCTGTGAATCAATGCGTACCAATGGCAACGAAACCATTCGTGATCTCAAAACGGAACACAAACGTGCTACAGGTGATTCGAGGCATGAGCATTAGAATCGAAGATATCCGGGGTCCCAAGTTCCATAAACAACTTATACAAACGTTCCATAGAAACTTGACATGGAGTATTAGCGGTTGAATTCCTACACCGTGTAGAGAAGCGCACAATATCTCACCACATCACTTCTCGAGACCATGAAACAGCACCGAATGTGAGCGCGAGGGAGTGAAACAAGAACAAGTTGAGGCTGAGAAATCCACCAACCGCTGAAGAAGCCAGCAGCCTCGCGCGCTGTCAGAAAATCACAAGGAGAAAAGTTCCAAGCCTGCTGCGCCTTTGTCTTTCGCATCGCGTAAGTGAACTAAAAAACAGCTACATAAATGTACAGGGACAGTATTATCTGTCTTGCTGAGGTATCAGAATAGCAGCAGAGAGCAGAGGAAAATAaaacaacaactgctgttttgtaTTGACAACAACAATAATAGCAGATCATCATGGATACAGGGGGGTCCTCCGGGCTGGCCAAATCAGCCGCTGTAAAACTGTCCGAGATGGGAGAAAGAACGAAACAGTTTGGCAATGCAATGAAAGCCCCCGACCATCAAAGACGGATCATTTTAGTGATCGTCTGCGTGGCTCTTCTTCTAGACAATATGCTCTATATGGTTATAGTCCCGATTATTCCCGACTACCTTGCTGATTTAGAGCTTGAGCAAGCAGAGCACGTCCACGTAGTTATACATCCTAATTCTTCAATCAACAGCACAATGAGCTCAGCCCAAGCTAAAAGCAACAGGGACAATTTAGACGTCCAAATAGGAGTACTTTTTGCGTCGAAGGCTATCTTGCAGCTCTTGGTGAACCCTTTGTCAGGAACTTTCATAGACCGCGTTGGATACGACATTCCACTCCTCATAGGATTAACCGTCATGTTCTTTTCCACATGCATATTTGCTTTCGCTGAGAACTACGCGACGCTGTTTTTTGCCCGTAGTTTGCAAGGTCTGGGCTCAGCTTTCGCCGACACCTCAGGAATTGCCATGATAGCAGATAAATACACCGAAGAATCGGAGAGAAGTAAAGCCCTTGGTATCGCCCTGGCGTTCATCTCTTTCGGGAGCCTGGTAGCGCCTCCCTTCGGGGGTATCCTGTACGAGTTTGCCGGTAAAAGAGTACCGTTTATCGTTCTCGCCGTTGTTTGCCTTATAGACGGGATTCTGCTCTTGACCGTGATCAAGCCGTTCTCGAACAGGACTAGAGACAATATGCCGGTGGGTACCCCCATCTACAAACTAATGGTTGACCCCTACATAGCTGTCGTGGCAGGTGCCCTAACAGTGTGTAACATCCCCCTGGCCTTTCTGGAGCCCACCATAGCCAACTGGATGGAGAGCACCATGCATTCAACTAAGTGGGAAATGGGATTATGTTGGCTGCCTGCTTTCTTCCCACATGTTCTGGGTGTCTACATGACCGTCAAACTGGCTTCTAAGTACCCCAACCTGCAGTGGTTCTATGGAGCCTTGGGCATGGTCATTATCGGGGCCAGCTCGTGCACCGTTCCAGCATGCAAAACATTCGGCCAGTTAATCGCCCCGTTATGCGGCATATGTTTCGGCATCGCTCTCGTGGACACTGCCCTGTTGCCAACACTTGCCTTTCTGGTCGACGTGCGTCATGTGTCCGTGTACGGCAGCGTCTACGCTTTAGCTGACATCTCCTATTCTGTCGCGTATGCCATGGGTCCTATCGTGGCGGGGAATATAGTGCACAACTATGGGTTTGTCCAACTCAACCTGGGCATGGGCCTCGTCAATGTCCTGTACGCACCGGCCCTTCTGCTGCTCCGTAATGTGTGCCAAATGAAGCCGTCCTACTCCGAGAGAGATAACCTGTTGGTGGACGATGATGAACCCGAGGGTCTGTATGATACCATGAAGATGGAGGAGCGGAAAGGCAAGAAGAAGGACTATAGTTCGGCAGGGAACTGTTTGCCTGTTGTGGTGGTGGATGAGAATGGAGGGTTTGACCCGTTTAGAGCACAAACACGTGCCTCTTCAGAGGAATCCTTTGGTCCAGAGTACAGTTAGAATACTGTATCACAACATAGAACTACAGCTAGAATGGAGTACAACTTAGAACGTCCCCGAATACACTGAGAGTTCGAGAGTTAGGACTTATGGACCTGCCAAAAGAGGGTAGACAGTCACTTCACTCTGTAATATACTCATGTGCAATATAGAAATAACCAATCATACTTGTGTGACCCGTTTCCAAAGTGTATTTAATTTCATCGTAATTGAACAGGTCTTCTCTGTATGTATAGTTTCTTATGGTCGTCTAAATGGAGTACTATTGTGAGAGGTCTATCAAATACAGTTGACTATGTGTGCATTACTACTGCAGAGTATTGTAAAAAAGTAAATAGATAAATGTATGTACACGATTATATTGATATTATAAATACACGTCCAACTGCCAACGCATCAACTAGGCTTTTGTGCAAAAAACAACAACTCCTTTTTAGTACTGGAAACCATTGATTTCCTTTCTTAATTTCGTTGACATATTGACTACCATTTGTATtttgcttttgttttgttttgtttttattttccaTATCTAATTTCGAAACGTTGTCTAATTGTGACCTCTGTATTTTTGTAATTTCTTTTTGtgatgtttttgtttttcttcgTAAAATGTAGTGTATTATAAACAAATGCGTGTTGTACATATGTCGATATTTACATAGTAAATGATTCAATTGTATTTGGGCCTATgcatatttgagtgtgtgtgtgatgtatgcGTGTATGTTGAAACGGTGTATTGTCAAAACGTAATGAAGTGATTATCCGTCATAGCTCATTAACAACTTCCTAAATTGAGCACATATATGTTAATATATCGATAATAGTTAtaataaaattgtatttaaaTATAACGTGTTTTGTGTGTGTCATAATTATTTATAGTGAGATTATAAAATCATCTTTAAATCCTACTAGTTATTCAGTTCTGAATCAAACGAAGAGCGTTTGATTAGGTGCGtaatggtagctagctagcaatgttaccaaatatacTGGTTGATAGAAATCCTTAATGTTGGCTGTCCTACACCCAATCCCTATGTTGAAGAGAATAGACAAGACGATGAAGATAATACACAAGACCCCGTCGGATCCTGATTGAAACAACAGTTTAGTTACAGACATTAGTTAACAATCTATATTACAAACATTACAATTTGTGTGCGTAATTTTGATTTAGGTGTAAACGCTTTGTAGTCAGAGATTTGAGAGAAAATTACAGTTACAGGGGTGGATTGTTATTCAACCCATACTGTAAAGATAATCAACGAATAGTTTGCCCTTTTGAAATACGGGTATCGAATATGATACTTCAACCAAATGATCGTTTCACTGTGGGGTTTATAGATTACATCATTCATCAAAACCTTTACgcacgagagacagagagagagagagcgtgttttatgggtgtgtgagtgagaggggcagagagagagcgagagagagagaaatgcgaACCTTATTCTTATTATTTAAGAATGATTTAGTTCCTGTAACGTCATGTAAACTTCTACTTGGTGGTGCGTAAAGTCATGGTGCAACTAGCTGGCGCTGTCCGTGGTTCTGAAAGTTAACACGCGCTGTGAAAGCTCACAGCAGACGCCCCACAAGGAGAACGGTTCTAACGATATTGTTCTCTCCACAACCAAGTGTAGGTAGTCAAGCTATTCGTTGATTTTCAGCTCTCAAACTCAGGAAAAGCCCCTTCTTTCCCCCGACACACTCTAAATTCAACAATAAAGTAATACGGGCTAACCCGACTTGTAGCTACTGCTATCTCAAGATCATTTTCATACTTTGTCAGAGGTGGGCAGGGGAAGCAAGCCAAGCTGTCAAATAATATGTTCCACGAATAGATTTCGATGGGAGGAGTTTGCTGCTTGCGGGGTaggtagagacagacaaacaCCTAGAGCATCTTTACTAAGCAAGCGCGCTTTAAAAGTCAAAGCCTTGCAATGGGTGTGAGCTAGGAGTGAATATCATGAAGCGTGAGACAGAAGGGAGAACGATCATTCGTTCGCGTCAAAGGATTTAGTTATGTTAGTTCTATGCACGTACGCGGGACACTATTTAATCTTGTTGCAAACCTTTTTGACCTCTTGAGGAGTGAAGGAAGGCATCCATTTCGCAGGTAAGCGGAAATATTTTCTCTTATCCTCATTATTCACAAATATGCCTAGTTCAGTAAGTTAATAACAGGTGCACGATGTGATTAGTTTGGATGACTTGGAAGGAGACAGCTCCTCGATTAATACTTATGGAAAGATTGTGATTGTAGTTATGTATCTATAATCTATCTATGCTGAATACAATAATATATTATATTTAACACTAATGCATACCATATCAACACCTGGTGATACGATTTTGGTTTTTAAATCTAATTAATAATACGAACTCGACAGTGACAGTTATAACGTAGCAATCCTATTTTAAAGTAATCGCTTTTTTCCTTTGTTTTGAATGATTTGGATATACCGGCTTCATGCAGAAGGCTGAACTTCAACCAACTCTTGTGAGTTTGAATTCCTACTGACCGATCCTGACCGGATAACAACATGCCTATCCTGGAGAGAGAGCCGCCGAAAGGCCGAAGGGAAAGCTATGTATGAAAGTCTTAGGTTATATTTATATCGATATACTAATATTCTTTATGCACTAAATCGATACATTCAAAAAAAAATAAACACTGAGGGTAATGAATTGTTTAATAAGGATTGTGTCTGGCTGTAACTTGCTATCAACTATTTCGAAAACAAATCTTTACTTTATCTATACGGGCATATTATGAAAATGTAGGCTTTATCGGACAACATTATAAGGTGAATTgtagtaggtctatgttattcaGGTCGTCGCAAAAGTGAGTAACAATGACTGAATCGATAGTCATTTATTGGTGGTAATTAGCATAATCTAAAATCTGCTTGCTTTACTTGTTTCACTCAGTTTACATTGTTGCTGTTTTATCACAATGTTGCTTGTGACTGACAAAGTATCGTTGCTGAGACACTATTTTAGGGAATTCGTTTCTTACCTTGACATGTACCACAGTCCTTTTTGTAGCCTTAATTGTTTTCCAAAGTATGCATTTATTGATACAAATTGGCTTCTTACTTTTTCTATTTCTTATCAAATTGTAATGAGAAGTGTCTTGCAGAACTAACGCACTGATTATCAATAGAAAAAGTATGCAGCAACAAGCTTGAAAGCTATTCCAAGTGCAACAGGTACAGGCGCTGCCCATGGGGCTGAAAAGAACATGGATGCTGAAACGCTGTGTCCTTGTACTGACCGCTAGAGGCAGACACTAGAGAACTGGAAGGCTTTTATTACACTGGTATTAACAAAACTGGGAAATTAAAATACACTCTCAGATTTGATGTAATGCAAATGTATGATCCAACACAGAGTTTGGAAGCCGTGATACTTGCGCCCAAATTATTGTTCTCGGTCTAAACTTTTGTCATGTAAAAGACAATTTATCGAGCCTTTTTTTGTTGGAAGATATACACATTCTGCGAATTGTAAAGAATACCGAGAAGTAATCCGGGAAGTCAAACGTCTCAAAAATTCACGTTTCTGTTGCCAGAGCACTTTAGCTATATGCTACTAGAATTTACACAGTACCATTGGTTTAGGTTAAGGCGAATATGAACGAAGCACAAGCCCGTGGTGTGACACTTCAATTGCCCACTGGGGATCAATTAATTAAACAAAATTGAATTCAGAACGATACGATTCTAATGGATCTCCCCCAAGAGTGGCCATTCGCTTGGGGCTAATTCCAAGGTAAAATATCACCAACCTCTCCATTCAGTCATACCTATTTCACATTTGATTTACACACTAAAAATAAGGGTTCCTCAAAGGACTTTGGGAAGGGtgatggttctatgtggaaccataatGACCCGAATAATCCCTTCGAGCCCTTCAATGGTTATTTGCAGTTCAGATAAGGGTTCTTTCCTCTTTTAGTGATGATTAACATGTATGGCAGTTGGTTCATTAGAATATGTTGGGGCGTGGTTTGCGcacagctctttttgtgcaaccgtgagtgagagtgtcattccagtttatttaatctgttgtgttgttttaTAAAAGGTTGTGTTGAGTTTTATTATAACATGTTACCTATGCCTATGGCCAGTGATTGTGTCTTGTTAAAGACTCACATATGGCCTTGTGTCAATTGAGAACGTTTGACTAAATGCACACTTTATTCAACCCATCAATAAAAACAGTAATAAAGTCTTGCGAAAGTTTAACAATGCATTATGGCTATTAAACCCGAATTAAAAACCCTGTATTGTTCTTCAAAGAACATTTCAGATTGAAAACATTATTTATAGAGCCATTCTCCATAAATGttctatatagcaccaaaaagTGTTTCACTATGGTTACAAGCCATATTAACCCTTATTTGGCactatatagaacccttttatTTTAGTGTGTAGGTAACCCATTCTCACAAGTTACACTGGCCAGAATGACAGAACTGATTCAAACATATCATGCCAAATTGGGACAAATAATTAGTCAACACTCAACACACTTACTCCCACTCCATAT
Proteins encoded:
- the LOC129862633 gene encoding probable vesicular acetylcholine transporter-A, whose product is MDTGGSSGLAKSAAVKLSEMGERTKQFGNAMKAPDHQRRIILVIVCVALLLDNMLYMVIVPIIPDYLADLELEQAEHVHVVIHPNSSINSTMSSAQAKSNRDNLDVQIGVLFASKAILQLLVNPLSGTFIDRVGYDIPLLIGLTVMFFSTCIFAFAENYATLFFARSLQGLGSAFADTSGIAMIADKYTEESERSKALGIALAFISFGSLVAPPFGGILYEFAGKRVPFIVLAVVCLIDGILLLTVIKPFSNRTRDNMPVGTPIYKLMVDPYIAVVAGALTVCNIPLAFLEPTIANWMESTMHSTKWEMGLCWLPAFFPHVLGVYMTVKLASKYPNLQWFYGALGMVIIGASSCTVPACKTFGQLIAPLCGICFGIALVDTALLPTLAFLVDVRHVSVYGSVYALADISYSVAYAMGPIVAGNIVHNYGFVQLNLGMGLVNVLYAPALLLLRNVCQMKPSYSERDNLLVDDDEPEGLYDTMKMEERKGKKKDYSSAGNCLPVVVVDENGGFDPFRAQTRASSEESFGPEYS